In Sphingobacterium sp. SYP-B4668, the sequence ATTATGAAAAACGTAATGAGGGGTATGATTGGGTAGGCATCTCGGTGACCAGTACAGATAGCAGCACCATTGCTATACAAGTCCGGTCTAGAGGGGACAAGAAAAAACCAACCTGTACCCTGGATGCAAATGCCAGTAAAATAGAGGAGGGTCTGTACCAAGCTACATTACAGGGCAAGCAAGTGTTGTTTACATTCAACACTACTTCCGTAACGGTATCGGCAGCAAATCCAGATGATTCGGCCATCCTTAATTTTTATTGTTCGGGTGGTGCAAGCCTAGCAGGCACCTACAGCAAAACACCAGGTGCGCTGGATTCTACACAAGTGACGAAATAGTATTTAGTATTTAGTATTTAGTATTTAGTATTTAGGTGGAACAAGAGTGGGTCGAATTAGTTTTTGCCCACTCTTGTTTTTTTGATATTACTCTCTTTTTCTTCACTTTCTGATTGTTCCTTTTCTCGAAAAAGGAGCGCAACATTTTCTACTGAATATGCGACCACTCCCTGACACACTTACTACATTATAAATAATTCGTTATTCTACCCTATATGTATAGTCCTTCACCACGTTTAGCTTTTGTATGGCTGGGTGCTGGCCTTTTATGCGATCAACATTATCCTCCAAAAAGATATTATCGGTCGATGGACCGAAGCCTTTAATACGAAGAGTTAAGGGATTCCCCTGGAGTTGCTCTTTATGCCGTGATACCCCCAGTACCCATGGGGTACCGTCGTTGTAGCAATCGGTAGATGGCTCAGGACCAATATAAGCAGTAGCGACGTCTCCATAAAAACTTACTTCCAAACGCACTTCGTTATCCAAGTCCGCTAGGTCGGGCAAGCTAAATTCAAATAACCCTAACCGTTCTTCAGCTGCATATGCTGCGGGCTTAGCTTTGCCCTCCAACTTTTGTACCGGCTGCTGTCCGTCGCTCAACCATGTATCGTCGGTGTTCCAGACCTTACGCACCCCATTTTTATACAAAATCTCTATTTCTGCCACGACATTGGGGGATCCACCTTCGGATTCAAATCGAATTGTATTACTCCCCGACAGCAATTGTCCCTTTACATCCCCTTTACTATACTCTCCTAAAGAGCTCAACTGCACTTCCTTATCGTTCCACAAAACACTTACCTTCATATCTGATCTGCACCGCAGCGTTGCTTCCACCACCTCGGATAGCGAAGTTCCATCAAATGTCTTGCTAATAGATTTACCTTGAGTGGCCTGTATCCAGGTCGCATGGTGCATGGGGCTAAGTGTCACGTATGAGGTCTTAGGTGTTTTTTCCTTTTGGCTATGGTAGTTCATCTCTACAAATCTTTTTTTGTCACGCGCATGATAAAGCGCAATATGTTGCGTCGGCAGCTCTGCTGTAATCTGGATCTTATTATCATTGACTACCAAAGAAGAAGTTGTAAGGGCTACAAACTCCTGACTATCTTGTTGTCCCTTCCAAATGTGATCTGACTGTTCCTGTGTCAGGGTCACCAATAAAATTTGTTGTCCGTCCTCTTTCGTAATCGTGACAACCGATTCTTTTCCTGGAACGACATCCGATATGAAATAACCGTCTTTCTCCTTTGTCACTTTCGCTTCATGAGCCGTCACAGTCTTCACACCTTTTGCCTCAATCAGGTACTCTGTAGCTATTGCATCATCTTCAAAAAAGAAATAAGTCTTCACCTTACCTTCCTGATGTGTGGTGATGGGTTGTGCCGTGCCATATTTCAAGGTTACACCCTTCATGTCTAAGTTAAACGGCCATAAAAAGTAAGATTTATTGACGATAGACACCGGTTTACGTGGGAAGGTCAAATCTTCGTTTTTGAGCTTTAGCTTGAACTGCACCCCATCATATTGTGGTCTGTCGTATCGATACAGATGGTTCGAAACAAAAAGATAGCCCGCTTGGCCATCCGACCGAACAGACCACTGCAGATTGTTCCTATCCTTATTACTGATCGGAAGATATGCCAACATTGGCGCTAATTTCGAACCGAAGTCATTCATGAAATAGTTCAACTTTTTGGTTTCTTTCATCACGACACCCAGTGTCCCAAATTCGCGGATAGGTGCTTGATAGTCGTAGCCGAAATATGGACCTGTACCGTACGTATCCTTTTCCCCCTTAGGGTTGGTCCCCCCTACATACATGTAGTAGCCCATGAGATTTACCCCCGTTCCTAAGCGTAGATTGATATTCTCTCCCGCCATCCCCTCCGGTACGACCGCTCTCCTTCGGTAGAATGTTGGCGCTCCGACTCCAATCTCGCAGGTAAAGAATGGTGAATCGCTTTTGGACCCGTCAAAAGACTCGACGCCCCCCTCAATCTTGATGATATCCGTCCCAATATTATCAGAAAGCCTATTGTAGGTAAAGTATTCAAAGTTAGTCGCTTCAGTCATTTTTCCATGATTGGTCACCCAGGGCGTCTCGATATAAAAGCCAGCATAGGGCACTATTTCCCCTTTTGGGTATTCGCTATCCATCCAATGCGTCATGGTGTAAAGAGGCACATCAAGCCCCACCTCAAGTGCCATTTTCTTAAGGTTCATTAGATGAGAGATGACCAATCCTTGCTTGACAAATTCGTTCTCCAGCTGTACCGCCATGATTGGCCCCCCATCCTTATACAACAACCCTTGCACTTGGTTATAGACACTTTCATACCATTTACGCGAATAGTTTAAGTAAATTGGGTCATTACTCCTGGTTACAAGTGCTTTATTATCAACAATCCACTGTGGAAGAGCACCGTTCCTTATCTCCGCGTTACAATAAGGACCAATACGAATGTGCACCTTTAAGTCCAGCTCTGCACATAATTTTATAAAATGTCTCAAGTCATGATTACCCTTCCAGTTTTGCTGACCTTCGACCTCTTCATGTAGGCTCCACATCACATAGGTGGAGACCATGTTGACTCCAGAAGCTTTCATCTTCAATAGCGCATCCCACCAAAAGCGACGGTCCATACGCACATAGTGAAATTCGCCCATGACCGGAAGGACAGGTTTCCCTGCTTCCTCCATGTAGATATTATTGATCCGAATTTCCTTACCCTTGGGACCGAAACTTTGCTTATTCAAATAACTTAATGGATGGGCATTCACATTTTTTAAATCCATCTGATATTGTGCCATTGCCACCAAGCTAGACAGAAGAGCCATCAGTGTGAGTGTGATGTATCTGTATTTCATTGTTGTTAAATAAATATTAGTTGCTTATTTACGTCTTGATTTATTTCATGTAGCGACTGATTTGCCTCAATCTTTCCTGGTGTTATCGTAGTTTCAAATCGGCTACCACAGGAAAATGATCTGAAGGGAATAACCCGCGGTATGTATCTGTCAGAATAGCATACCTTTTTACCTGAGCTAATTTTATAAAATCTCTTCTTCTTGAATTCATAATGACGATCATGTCTTTCGCATCTACCGCTCCCATTGGCAGAACAATCCTCCAAGGGGTGTAGCTAAGTTGATTAATCCTTAGGTTTGATGAGGTATGGAATTCCCCCTTCCATTCTCAGTTGAAATGTTCCATTCACGATATTAACCTCTCCTACTGCCTGTAAGCCAACCGCATCCACCTTGTAGAGGGTTACAGTATGCACACCATCCCACTCCTTCGGCAATTTTCTTTTCAGCAATTGTGCTTTATTGCTATATAGACCTATCTGCTTCTCCTCTTGCCATACGATTGGGAAGAAAACGGTGTTATGATTCCGCAGGAGTAAATCCTGCTGACGTACTGTACTATCCCCCATGCTCACCTCCACATTATGGTCGTAATACGCGACCCTACTCTTACCCTTGCCATCTACCCTCAATCGGGTTAATCGATTTAAAAAAGCATATTGGAGAAAATTGAGGTAAAAATCCCTATTGAAATCAGATATCCATTCATTCTGAACGATAGCAGCTGGTTTTCTTGGGAAGATATTCTCACCGTACATACTTGTTCCAAACAGAAATTCAAGATCAAATTCGCTCTGTTTCAAATCCGGATTAAGATGTCCACCCGTTACCAATCTTGCAGGGTCGTTCATATAGTCCTGTTGAGTACGTCTATTAAAATGCCAGTAGTAAGGCACCCGTCCCCGCATGTAGTCCATCACCCATTCCGTTGTGGGGTCTATCCCCTTGCTTAGCCAGTAATCGGCTACTTTTTTTTGGTATTCAATCTCGAGCGTCTTGCTTTCGCCATGGCCTTCACTTTCTCGTGCTATCCACGCATCTAGGTGTATTGTCCCACCATCCCGAAGCACCGGAGCAATGGACAATAACGAATCTATACGCTTCTGCGCCCATCCACTTTCCCACTCTCTTTTGTAATTGATATGATAAGCCTTCCGATTGTTATAATTGCCAATAACTGGAGTTGCTACCTTTGAGTAGAGACATTTTATAGAGCAGATTTGAAATGTAATTTTAAATTTGACTAATATGAAACACAGGGTATTTGATGATGAATTCAAAAAGATGGCCGTTGAATTGTCCAGATTAAAGAATTCGGTAAAGGAAGCAGCTATTGAGCTGGATTTGGATCCTTCAAGACTAAGTAAATGGCGTAATAATCCAGCTTTCAATGGAGGTAAGATCATGATGGATATAATAGGTCTTAGTGAAGAGCAGATGGAAATCAGGAGATTGAAAAAGGCACTAAAGAATGCCGAACTGGAACGTGATATATTAAAAAAGGTAGTAGGCATCTTCTCCAAGGGAGACGGGAGGTATACAGATTTATAGCTGATCATAAATCAATTTACCCCGTAGAGAAGATGTCGTTATTTTTTGGGATTACCAGTAGTGCCTATTATAAATGGTCCAAAGATCCAGTAGGTTTCTGGCAACGGCAGAACGCCGAACTGTTGGATAAGCTCAAAGTAGTGTATTCAATGAGCAAGGGGCGTTATGGCAGTCCGAGAATAACCAAGGAATTAAATGCGGAAGGTGTAAAAGTATCACGTCCACGGATAGCCAAGCTGATGAGTAGAAATGGTATAAAAAGTATAGTGAAGCGAAGATACAGGGTTACCACCAATTCCAACCACCTTTATCCAGTAAACACAAACCTGCTGCTGAGGGATTTCAGCACCACTGGCATTGGTGAGAAATGGGTAAGTGATATTACCTATATCAGAACTAGTGAGGGCTGGCTCTACCTGACGATAATAATGGACCTGGCGGATCGAAAAATAATTGGCTGGAGCATGGATAATAGTATGAGTGCCAGTTCAACTGTTGTACACGCATGGAAAATGGCTATAAAAAACAGACCGTTGCACTGTGAACTCATTTTTCACAGTGACAGAGGTATCCAATATGCCAGCAATGAGTTCCGTAGATGCTTTAAAGGTCTGCCAGTATTGCAAAGTATGTCAAGAAAAGGAAACTGTTGGGATAATGCCGTTGCAGAAAGCTTCTTCAAAACCTTAAAAACAGAAATGGTATACCACAGAAAATTTAAAACCAGGGCACAGGCAAAACTTGAACTGTTTGATTATATCGAAGTATGGTACAATAGAAAAAGAAGACATTCATCAATCGATTACCTAACGCCAGTTCAGGCTGAAAAAGAAATGATGAAAAATAAAACAGAAGCTGCTTAAAATGTCTCTACTTGTTTATTGCAATTCCACTTCGACAGAGACTCCATCCAGGGCAATCATCACCACTCTTTTGGCCTTTGGACCTGCAGCAAAAGACAGTAAGACATTGCATAGCACGGCCACGATTGTAATTGTTAATCCTTTTCTCATTTGTATTTTACTTAAATAGATTTGTTATTCACGATCATAATGGTTTTCATGCGCTACAACCCTCCCAACTAGTACAAGGATATCCTTTTGCTAGTTTAGCTCTTCACGCAACTCAAAAATATAAACATAATTTTAATATTTGTAAACTTATATATTAATTTTACATAATCATTCAAAATGCACCTACCCAACCTATGTAATAATTTAGAGAGACTAAACCACAACATCTAGACATGAGAGTCTTGTGTACGGAGAAATGCGATTTGCGTAATGAGCTTCAGATAACGAATCGTAACTTCCTTGAATAAAACCCATTAAACCCTTCTAAGAGACTTCAAGATCCCGCTCGCAACAATATTGCTCAAGTCAAAACAATGTCGCAAATCGCCTGTAAATGCGTTAATATCAAAAGTATTATCCTATCTCCTTTTGCAGGATGTCTTTACTTTCATTGCAAGAAGGTACGACGAAGCAATCTTTGATCTTAGTCTCTGCAACGGAAGCCTCTCTATCCTCCGGCACCCAAGATAGCGCAGTATGCCCCTTGATACCCACCTTATCCACAATCCACCTACCAGCAGCTCGTAGATGTCCAGTACCTCTTTGGTAGCTCTTTAGTACCTTCTTGGTGAATCTGCAGTACCTTCTTGGTGAATCTGCAGTACCTTTTCCGTGAACTAACTGTACACTATCAGTGCACCCTTGGTGAACTATCACTAAACTCAACCAATACTTACCGGAGGCTTGTTGCAGGTTCAAACCAGTGTATAGATAGTCTATAGAAAGGTTCATCCTATAGCCATTGCAGGCTTGAGCTAGGCTTATCCTATAGGCATTGCAGGCTCGAGGTAGGCTCATCCTATAATCATCGTAGGCTTGAGCAAGGCTCACTCCTACTTTTGCTATCTTTTTCGGACATTCTTTGGAAGCTGTTCGCCCCCGCTTCGGAGCTTTATTACCTTCCGACCACCTTGTTACTACCTTATCCTCACCTTTTTCGTGGTGAAGAGGTAATGATTTGGTTATGCAGAGGTTAAGCTGAGGTGGTGGAGCACCGAACAATGGACGAACAAAGGGCGAAGTTGATGGGGCGTCATCTAGAGACGAAGCCCTCCATACTTGACCGATATCATGATTTTGTTCTCTAAAAGAGGTGACTCTGTCCATAATTGTCTTTCTATATGTAAAGTCTGACACCCTGCGTAGAAGACCGATTGATGAAAAATATATTCTTCAAAAATATAGCCGATAATAGGGATTGACTAGTTCTTCAAATCTATCTATCATTGACGAGTATGATGAAAGAGATTTTGAAACATGAAAACAACAGCATTTAGTATCCTTATGGTATTAGCTTCAGCTACGGCTTGCACACAAGAAAATAAAGATAATCCTCCGCCAGTTCCTTCAAAAATGAAGACTATAAATAGTATCCCATTCTTAACGAACCAGACTTCCTATATCTATGTGGATAAAGAGAGTTTGAAGCCTATCACGAACCAAAACTTCCGAAGTGCATCCCTATATACCGCTACTGGGTTTGCAGTTGTTGAAAATAAAAAAAATGAATATGCGATTATAGATGAAAATGGAAAAATAGTATTGGATTTTTCAGCATACAACATCAATTTAAATGTTGTAAACGGGCTTACCTTTTATAAAAAGGAAATTGAACACGAAAAGAAAATGCCTATCTGGAAGTGGCATTGGAATATTCTAGGAGGCGGTATCAAAAAAGAACAAACCTACCATAAAGTCGAGATTGGCGTGTTGGAAACCAAGCAAATCATCCTCCGTAAGGATGTTCCATACCAGGACGATAATTACTATATAAATTTCACTTCTATAGATGAAAATCACGTGTTTTGGAACGGAATGGTTTATGAAATCAAAAAAAACCGCTTAAACAAAGTCGAAAACAATGTTGCCGAATTGCTCGAAAACAAACGCTTTATCAAAGCTTCAAATGAAACTTTTTCCATATATGAGTTGACTCAAAAAAAGGCTATACACACCGGACTAAAAGGTTCTGAAACCCTTTCTATACAATTGGGAAAGGAAAGCATATTACTCAATGAAATCAATAAGGAACGATATGCCCCGGAAGTTCCTAAACTATTAGTGGACAGCAAAACGAATGATGTTTATCCGTATCCACAATACGAAAAGGTATTTCCCAAGGAAATTATAAAAGCAACTTCATCGCAAATCGATTTCATTAAAAATACCTCTTTGGTGTATTCCATAACCAATTCGCCTTATTTTCTATTAGGTGTTTTTAATTACGATCATGCTATTTGGGCATTTGATTGGCTGTATGTAGATACCAAAGGAAATGTGGTGGATTCCATTGACAGCTATAATTTTAAAGTGCTGGATCGGGTGGGGAACTTGGTTTGGCCAGACAGGAAGATGATTTTTCCCGATAGATTCATAGACAATAATTGGAAAATCGGAAAAATAAGCTTTTATGAAGGGATGGGTGATTTATACTTTGTCCGAATGGAAGGCGAAAAACAAACGAAAACTATGGGCCTGTGGAACAGTAACACAAAGACTTGGGAGATAAAGCCTGAATATCGTACGATATCAATATTGGATACTGATAAACAGATATATGCTCTTCAAAAAGAGGAAAATGACCTATATACACTCTATGATAACAAGAATAAAAGAAGTATCGGATCTAAGTCTTATCAATCCATAAACTCGGATGGCCTAGTGCATGTTAAATTAAATTCGGGGCAAATTATTTATTATTATATCGATATTTACTCTGGAAAAGAATACAAAGAGAATTAAGCAATAAATTCAAACTACTATAAAATGATTTTTAGAAAGCTATTGCCGGCCGCTGCTTGTTTGCTAAGTGTATCATCTTTTGCGCAAATACGAACAGAAGTCTATTTTTCTTCAGATAATAAATACCATGAGATTATCGAAGATGTTGGCAATCCATTGCCAGGAAGTCCGGTGATGATCATCAAATCTTTTGTCCCTAACTATGGAAGCTATATCTGGTTCTTGAACGATAGCAAAGCTACAAACCTGGCTTATTTGGACGAACAGCCAAAGGATCTACACTCGGGTATTTTTGTGGAGGATCACGGCGGATTGATTCAAAAGATGACCTTTAAAGACTTTGCCGGTGGTTTGGTTCAACCTAAATATCTCCTTAATTTCTGTGAAATCGACGATGCAAACAAGGACGGTTTTCCGGAGTTCTATCTTACCTATTTTGAAGAGTCGGACGGATTGGATGCCAAGCCGTTGAAAGTTATCGTGTACACAGGTCTAGGTAAAAAAGCATTTACAAAATCAAAAATTACGGGTTGGATTCCGTTTCAGGAGGAGGATGAGTATCGTGAAGTGCAAGATGCCAATTTCAAATTATTACCAAAAGAAATAAGGCTGAGAGCTAAAAAAACGTTGAAAGATGCCAAAAACGGAATGAATTAGAGGAACTACATAACTTAGCGGTATTCGTACGCAACTGGCCCAGACAGTATGAAGGGAGGACTACTATCGACTCGCGGACACGGACCCAAGCTTTCACCAAATACAATAAAACGACTGAGATAAAAGGGGCGTTGGCCGAGAAAAAACCTGTATCGACCTAAATCGTCTAAGATACACCGCTAGAATCATGTAAGTTAGCGCAAAATAAAATGGTGAAGCTAGGTCGATAACGGGAATTAAACTCCCTACGGCCGTAGAAAAGTAACCTACCCTTATCCTTTATTTAAAAACAACTATAATCGCTAACGATTCTGCTCTGCTACACATGGGGATAAAACCGCTCGAGCGACCTCCAATACTTATCCTTAAATATGTCATAGGATAGCTCAAGCGTTGATGCGTACTTTTCTACCATGGCATCCATTACTTTGGATGGTATCCGAAAATCTTTACAGGCAAAATATATCGCTCTTGAATTGTTAGCGGTCTCCCTTCCTAGGTTCAAATAGCCATCATAGTCTTTAAGCATCGTCATCAATTCGTCTTCGAATCCATTCAACATCTCACCAGTAGCGGTATCGGGCAATCCACTGGCAGGGTGCCCATGATATCCAATTTCAACATTCAACATCCAGGGATGGGAGGCTTTGGCATCCCATTGAATCAATGTACTGTTGATAATTGCCAATAAAGGCATACCGTTGTCAAGGCTAGCTTCGAGGGCTGCATAACTATCCTCTTCGGTATTATATCTTGTCCCCTCGTACTTCTCCACAAACTCTTTTTCCCTCCATATCAAAAAATCTTTAAGCTTGTCTATGGGAATCAATTCCAGTCCCGCCTGCGGGGCAATAATTTCCAAGTTATCTATAGCGGTAATGGCGTTGAGTTCGCCTAGATAATTATCTAAAAACACGTATACACCTGTCTCGATAATGGAACTGTCATCCGCATTATAATGATTGTAAATGATACGGATATCAATCTCATCAGGATAGTACGCATCAGAGATTGGAGCAAAGAACAGATTATCTTTCTCAAAGGTATAATCTTCAATCCTGACACCTATATTGTCAATTTCTCCACCAGGCTTCATAGCTGTAAAAATCCAGCCTGTAATGTCAGGCGCGCTATTGACAAGCTCTTCAACAAAAACAACGTTCTTGATGATCCCATCCGGCGTAAAGACCAACTCTACTCTACCATCGGAGGTCATACCGGTCAAAAAATAAAAACCCTCTCTTAACTCGCTGAGCTTATTGGCGAGAGGTGTAAAGAATACGTTCTCAATATTATCATTATTTTTTACAGCAGCGGCAAAAGTCTGTTCATGTACCTTGAACCATTGCCAAAAATCATCATGGGAAGCAACTTGCTCTTCCTTATTACGAGATATGTTCTTTAGAAAATCCATGTGTTTCAATTTCTTAGTTGGCCACCAGTTAGTCAATGATGGCATTTTAAATCTAAGGAAAATTTCAATACAAAATTAGCATTCAAAATTCTTTTGTTTGTTACAGCAGATAAGCGCTATAAAATAGTATTGCATATAACAACGGTGTATCTGATGTTTTGCCAGCTTATTATCTCCTCTCTTTAAAATATAATCAATTACTTAAATCGTCATTTTTAATACCACGCTTATTCTTTCGAAGCTCTTCTTTCAATCGACCAAAGCGGTAATTTAAGCTTATGCTATATCGTCTATGGTAGGATTGATTATGGGTTGTCTGAAGAAAATCTGGACCAATGACCTGCTCATTGACAAACTATATTTAGAGGAAGTATGGGATTGACTATTTTTTTAAGGTATTCATTGGGAAACCTAGCTTTTAGCATTATCAAAAGAGGCTAACACCAAGGTATGACTTTAATGAGCCAGCTAAGCAAAGTCATTCAAAAATGAAGAAAGAAGTTTGGGAAGAAGAAGCGTGCTGACTAGCTGGTGGCTGGTAAAAAAGTTACGAAAGAACAAATAAGCAAGCGCTGTTTTTCCTTTTAATAAGGCACATGAACCAAAACTAGATCGGATTAATTTAGTAAAAACTAGGGCGTTGAATTCAAATTATCGGAATCGTCACTATTTTTCAGATATATAATCCTACCTTTTTGGAACGGCATGACGGTGGGGTCTTGAGAGGCATCATCAGGCAAATCTTTATAATCTTTTTGTGTATCCCCATTCTCATCGTCAATAGACTTGTTCTTAGAGCGAACGAGTATCCTCTTAAGAATCCGACATTTGACTTCCGCAGCGAGATAGGATGGTAGTGGCGTGGAAATTTCCAATTTATCCCGTTGGAGCCACATGTTTACGAATATCTGCTGGACGATATTTTCTGCCTCCTCAAGACTACCCAGCTTATTTGCCGCTGCAACGAACAGTGTTTTCCAATAGCGGTTGTAAATTTCAGCTAATGCCTCGTTGCTATTGATTTTGAGCATATGGATGAGTGTATCATCCGAAAGTTGATCTGCCATTTGGTTCATAATCCTAAGGTGTACAATACACTAGCTACAAGCGCAGCCAAGCGATAAATATAATCCCACACTTAAAGGTTCCTTTTCATGTGTATATCCCTAGTTGATTTGGCCACATTTTTAGCGAAAAACATTTTTACTCCAAAAGCCAAGTCAGTCAGCCTCCAGTGGTGCAGCAACTAATTTCAAAGGGAGGTATCAAATCGATTACGAAATCAACTATATATATTATCCCTGCTCTCCATCAGTTAATTCTGTATAGGCTGCAAACACTCCTGTATCTCCAGAATACAAAATATTGTCTAAAAAACGATCAAAATACCCAACCGATTCGGAATCACGTCTTAATACTTGTTCTTTCAGAAAAATCCACTCAGACAAAAAATAGGGTGTTTGGTGATAGAAATCCTGATCTTTGATAACTTGATCGACCATTTCGTAAGCTATTGATATGTCTAGTGCATCACTTTCCTGCATAACCTTCGCCTGCACGTCTTTGAGAAAGCTGTAAATTTGAAATTTTTCCATAACCCCGCACCTATTATTAAATATTTATTTGCAATCATTACCCTAGCATTGGAAATGTTGCTTTATCTCATTGATGACAAAATTACTAGAAAATATCTTTACAACCTACGACAAGGATACCAGAAATAGTATGTGGAGGAACGAAATATAAGTGTCTGGATTTATTTACATCTAGCGGACAATCGGGAGACGCGATAAGCGACAAACTTTGGTAAATTTGGGCTAGACAAGGTCTAATTTCCAAGAGAAGTTATTGACGCGTAATGAAAAAGATAGCGCGCATGCGCAACATGTAATAAAACGAGGACAACGGACTTTAAAAACCAAGTTCTTTCGCTCAGGAAAAAAGCAGGTGGTGTGTGTTCGTTTATATCAATGAAAATAGACTGTGATAAACTAATTAAATACGGATGAAAAAAATAGGATTTTTATCTTTTGGTCATTGGGCAAACCATCCCACTTATAATACGCGTACTGCGAGTGATACATTGCTTCAGTCTATCGACTTGGCAATGGCTGCGGAGGAAATTGGCATCGATGGTGCATATTTTCGTGTTCATCATTTTGCCAACCAATTGGCTTCTCCATTTCCATTGCTATCGGCAATCGGAGCTAAAACGCGTAAAATTGAAATTGGAACAGGGGTGATTGATATGCGCTATGAAAACCCAATGTATATGATAGAGGATGCTGGATCGGCTGATTTAATATCAGAAGGACGATTACAATTGGGAATTAGTAGGGGCTCACCGGAGCAGGTGATAGATGGTTGGCGGTATTTTGGCTATGAACCAGCGGAAGGTGAGACAGACGCGGACATGGGACGAAG encodes:
- a CDS encoding DUF695 domain-containing protein, with protein sequence MDFLKNISRNKEEQVASHDDFWQWFKVHEQTFAAAVKNNDNIENVFFTPLANKLSELREGFYFLTGMTSDGRVELVFTPDGIIKNVVFVEELVNSAPDITGWIFTAMKPGGEIDNIGVRIEDYTFEKDNLFFAPISDAYYPDEIDIRIIYNHYNADDSSIIETGVYVFLDNYLGELNAITAIDNLEIIAPQAGLELIPIDKLKDFLIWREKEFVEKYEGTRYNTEEDSYAALEASLDNGMPLLAIINSTLIQWDAKASHPWMLNVEIGYHGHPASGLPDTATGEMLNGFEDELMTMLKDYDGYLNLGRETANNSRAIYFACKDFRIPSKVMDAMVEKYASTLELSYDIFKDKYWRSLERFYPHV
- a CDS encoding transposase, whose translation is MKHRVFDDEFKKMAVELSRLKNSVKEAAIELDLDPSRLSKWRNNPAFNGGKIMMDIIGLSEEQMEIRRLKKALKNAELERDILKKVVGIFSKGDGRYTDL
- a CDS encoding RNA polymerase sigma factor, whose translation is MNQMADQLSDDTLIHMLKINSNEALAEIYNRYWKTLFVAAANKLGSLEEAENIVQQIFVNMWLQRDKLEISTPLPSYLAAEVKCRILKRILVRSKNKSIDDENGDTQKDYKDLPDDASQDPTVMPFQKGRIIYLKNSDDSDNLNSTP
- a CDS encoding beta-galactosidase; this translates as MKYRYITLTLMALLSSLVAMAQYQMDLKNVNAHPLSYLNKQSFGPKGKEIRINNIYMEEAGKPVLPVMGEFHYVRMDRRFWWDALLKMKASGVNMVSTYVMWSLHEEVEGQQNWKGNHDLRHFIKLCAELDLKVHIRIGPYCNAEIRNGALPQWIVDNKALVTRSNDPIYLNYSRKWYESVYNQVQGLLYKDGGPIMAVQLENEFVKQGLVISHLMNLKKMALEVGLDVPLYTMTHWMDSEYPKGEIVPYAGFYIETPWVTNHGKMTEATNFEYFTYNRLSDNIGTDIIKIEGGVESFDGSKSDSPFFTCEIGVGAPTFYRRRAVVPEGMAGENINLRLGTGVNLMGYYMYVGGTNPKGEKDTYGTGPYFGYDYQAPIREFGTLGVVMKETKKLNYFMNDFGSKLAPMLAYLPISNKDRNNLQWSVRSDGQAGYLFVSNHLYRYDRPQYDGVQFKLKLKNEDLTFPRKPVSIVNKSYFLWPFNLDMKGVTLKYGTAQPITTHQEGKVKTYFFFEDDAIATEYLIEAKGVKTVTAHEAKVTKEKDGYFISDVVPGKESVVTITKEDGQQILLVTLTQEQSDHIWKGQQDSQEFVALTTSSLVVNDNKIQITAELPTQHIALYHARDKKRFVEMNYHSQKEKTPKTSYVTLSPMHHATWIQATQGKSISKTFDGTSLSEVVEATLRCRSDMKVSVLWNDKEVQLSSLGEYSKGDVKGQLLSGSNTIRFESEGGSPNVVAEIEILYKNGVRKVWNTDDTWLSDGQQPVQKLEGKAKPAAYAAEERLGLFEFSLPDLADLDNEVRLEVSFYGDVATAYIGPEPSTDCYNDGTPWVLGVSRHKEQLQGNPLTLRIKGFGPSTDNIFLEDNVDRIKGQHPAIQKLNVVKDYTYRVE
- a CDS encoding IS3 family transposase; translated protein: MADHKSIYPVEKMSLFFGITSSAYYKWSKDPVGFWQRQNAELLDKLKVVYSMSKGRYGSPRITKELNAEGVKVSRPRIAKLMSRNGIKSIVKRRYRVTTNSNHLYPVNTNLLLRDFSTTGIGEKWVSDITYIRTSEGWLYLTIIMDLADRKIIGWSMDNSMSASSTVVHAWKMAIKNRPLHCELIFHSDRGIQYASNEFRRCFKGLPVLQSMSRKGNCWDNAVAESFFKTLKTEMVYHRKFKTRAQAKLELFDYIEVWYNRKRRHSSIDYLTPVQAEKEMMKNKTEAA